A portion of the Mycobacterium paraseoulense genome contains these proteins:
- a CDS encoding DUF2530 domain-containing protein, translated as MPDETGQNREAPPLPPVLLNAWPFIALGALGWLAAATAAFLVPALQTWRPLTLAGLGVGALGTGIFVLQLAAARRGERGAQTGLDNYLDHS; from the coding sequence GGCGCCGCCGCTGCCACCCGTGCTGCTCAACGCGTGGCCCTTCATCGCACTCGGCGCGCTCGGCTGGCTGGCCGCGGCGACCGCCGCGTTCTTGGTGCCGGCCCTGCAGACTTGGCGTCCGCTGACGCTGGCCGGGCTCGGAGTGGGCGCGCTCGGGACGGGCATCTTCGTGTTACAGCTCGCCGCGGCCCGCCGCGGCGAGCGCGGCGCGCAGACCGGACTCGACAACTATCTCGACCACAGCTAG